The genome window ccttgcctCTTTGTTAGGTTATTTTAGAGCAGCCTCGCCCTGGAGCAGCCGGATTGGCTCTACtggggagaaggcaggagaaGGGGCAGAGTGCACCTGCCTGTGTGACCAGGTGTGCCCGGTGCTTCGGTGTAGGTGCATCGGCGTGCGTGCAAGTGTGGGGCTGGCATTGTGTACGAATGTGGGAGTCTGAGTGTGTCATCGAGAAGGtctgtaattgtgtgtgtgtgacattatCACACCAGTGTACCAGCCTATGTCTGGACTCCAAGTGTGCAAAATTTTGCTGGTGTCAATGCCTGCGAATGTGTCCGATTGTCATTGTGCGAGGCACTGTCGGGCGACCTAGTGCAAAACTGAGAGGTGGGATGGAGAGGGTGGGGACAGAAATGTGCGTGCAGCTTGCTCCAAGCTGTGGAGCCGTAGGCGCCCCTTCTCCCTTCTAGCTGACCCCTCCGTCCTTTTCTGGGAGTCCATCTCCCACGCTGCCACAACCCGCGCTGTCCTCCTCTCTGGGACCCCGCACGCTCTCCAGCCCGCCTGCCTTTTCTCTTGTGGGAGTTGGACCGGGTTCCCGGAAGGGGTCCCAGGCTGTGTGGTGGCGTCCCTTCTCACTCGCTGGACTGGCGCCTTCTGTGCCTCTCCTACCCCTGGGGAGACACCAGTACAGTAGTGTGGGCGGGCGGGCAGGTCCCGGGGCACTACACGACCTGGGGAGGGGCCGCCCGACTCTGATCGAGTGTCTGCCTCTCCTCCTCCGATTCTGCAGACCCCGCTCCTGGCCCGGCCTCGCCGCGTCATTGATGGGCAACCAACTGGACCGCATCACCCACCTCAACTACAGCGAGTTGCCCACAGGCGACCCATCGGGGATCGAGAAGGACGAGCTGCGGGTCGGGGTCGCCTACTTCTTCTCAGATGAGGAAGAGGACCTGGACGAACGCGGCCAGCCGGACAAGTTTGGCGTGAAGGCCCCCCCTGGCTGCACTCCCTGCCCGGAGAGCCCCAGCCGGCACCGCCACCACCTGCTGCACCAGTTGGTCCTTAAGGAAACTCAGTTCTCAGCCTTTCGGGGCCAGGAATGCATCTTTTCCAAAGTAAGCGGCGGCCCTCAGGGCGCCGACCTGAGTGTCTACGCGGTCACCGCGCTGCCTGCGCTCTGCGAGCCAGGCGACCTGCTGGAGCTGCTATGGCTGCAGTCGGAGCCCGAGCCGCCGGCGCCTGCCCCACACTGGGCCGTCTACGTGGGCGGCGGGCAGATCATCCACCTGCACCAGGGCGAGATCCGCCAGGACAGCCTGTACGAGGCGGGCGCGGCCAATGTGGGCCGGGTGGTGAATAGCTGGTACCGCTACCGCCCGCTGGTGGCCGAGCTGGTGGTGCAGAACGCCTGCGGCCACCTGGGCCTCAAAAGCGAGGAGATCTGCTGGACGAACTCGGAGAGCTTCGCTGCCTGGTGCCGGTTTGGCAAGCGGGAGTTCAAGGCGGGCGGGGAGGTGCCTGCCGGCACTCAGCCCCCACAACAGCAGTACTACCTTAAGGTGCACCTGAGTGACAACAAGGTGCACACGGCCAGGTTTCACAGCCTGGAAGACCTCATCCACGAGAAGCGCCGCATCGATGCCAGCGGTCGCCTGCGAATGCTCCAGGAGCTCGCAGATTTGGTGGAAGACAAGGAGTAGCCTCCAGGGGCGGCCTGTCCCTGCTGTCCCCACGCCCCGCTCCCTTCCCCGTCCCAGGGCTTCCCGGCGGGCGATTCAACACCCCACCCCGCCTCGCGTGTCCGCCGGGGGCCAGTACCCAGGCTGCACCCTCGCACCCCTCCCGCAAATGGCAGGAAGTCTCAGGAACTGGCCCTGGGACTAAAAGGACAGCTGTGCGCCCCTAGCTGAAAACGCCCCGTGGTGGTGACGGTGTTGGGAAGCCCAGCTTGCACTTTTCCCTTGAGTTATAAGAGGGGCATGGAGAATGGGCTGAGGGGAGCAAGGACGTGACTGCTCCCCAGAGTCACTGCTCAGCGACTATCACCGCCACCTACTACAAAGGGACCATCACCGCCCCAAATGCGCACACAAAGACCGGTGGGAGGTGAGAATTGATCTCTTCAGGGTACACAGTTCAGCTCCTGTATGGATACAGATTGCAGGATTTCCAAGAAATCGAGCCTGTCCCTTATGCACTTGGGAATCGTTCCACAAAAGAGCGCCCGGGAACTCCGGGTTATCCCTAGACTGCCCGGGACCGGTCCAGCTCTCCAGCCCTAGGTCTCCTGACATTATATCCCAGGCTCTGGGCTAAGCTAGACAGTGTTTGCTTCCTGTTTCCACCGAGGGAAGGGAACGCCACCCCCCACCGGCATTTGCCTGTGAGTCTCCCTCGCTGGCAGAAGGGAAGCTTCCCGGACCAGGGAAGAACGTGGCGCAGCTAATTTGGCGATGAGCGCTGGCCCAGTCCCCAGCGAGGAGAAGGTTCTCCTGATGTCTGGGAACTTGAATTTGTGGAGAAGGGCGCTTGTTGTTCTTAACCCTAGATTGCTCCCTCCTTGGGCtgcatttcaaaaataatcatatttttaaagagtttggaggagagggagggggaagacaTGGCAACATTCCAGAAACCAGCATTGTTAACGACACCATAAGCCAGTATATTTAGTTTGGCTTTTCCTAACATAGAAATCTTAGAAGATGGGGAAGtggaaataaagtttaaaaaatgagggAGCAGTTTCCAACTATGTCAACACAGCCTATCTGTTGATGTTTTTATTGACCATTTTAGCAACATgctaataaaatttcaaattgaaatttttattttcatggcttTAATCCATGATAGTTTAAATACTGGGGGCCATTAAGAGTGGATTTAGCTAACAGCTTAGCTAACATTGCCTTTTCACTCTATTTTTCTGAAATCCTGTTTGTGAATATTGTAGTTTTTTGGCTTTAAACAGCAGCCCTAGCAATGGTGGAGTTGTTAATCAAAGTGTATGTTGTACTGAATTTCTGTCAGTTAACGGGGTTTACTTCTTTGGTGGAAATTGCTAGCAGgttccagattttcttttctcagtgtTGTAAACCATTACCACTccacatttgcatttctatttttcGTCCTCTCCCCTTgatctccttaaaaaaaaagaaaagaaatgattctAGAGTTGGTggcttttctcctcctctttagCCAGTCCCACAATTCATTCCTGAACACCAGAGAGGACTTGTAGGATCAGGACAAAcgtgtatttttcaaaaaattaaggcTGTTTGAAACCCCTTCCTTGAGCAAGGATTTACCAACTTCTCTCCCCATGCTGCAGCCCCAGCCTGACTGTTACTTAATTCAGTGTGCGTTAGAGACCTGCAGCATCTATGTCCCTTTCAAGGGGAATTTGTCAAGTAAAGGTGTTCAGCTAATTGTTGCAAGCAATTGCCTATTGACAGCAATGATTGAGTTGGACAGCAAATATTGTGGCCAAAGCCAGTTTCTtggcatttcaaaaataatgcaataaaaacTAGTCGAGGTTAGCTGAGACTGGAAATGCCTTTTCATGGTAAAtgattcatttctgttttgtgttttggttttcatCCTGGATTCATTTCCTGATCGTGAATCAAAAGGTCAGATCCACGGAATATGAactagaatatttttcttaagctgattgagtgatttatttttcaaaaatgttcaaaTGCATATGCTTTCCTTTCAGCATCTACAATGGCATAACTTTTGTAATAACTAACTTACCTTTGCATGTATGGAGAACTGAAAGTCATTTGTTTCCCTAACTTATTCCTCTTTCAAATAACAGATGGCAGATCATAAACCGAAATTCTTTACTGTATCTACACACTGCACAGTCTTCTGTGTCCTACCACTGTACTTGGCTCTCTGCTGTATTAAACACCGACCTAAGCATTTGATCCAACAGGACTCCTTCTTGACATTTTGTCTTCCACCTGTCACTCAGAGGATGGGACTTCAGCAAAAGAAATGAATCTGTCTGTATCACACCTAATACTAAGATTTATTTCCTCTGATGGCACGtaatctgatttttctcttaCTGAGAGGGTCACTATAAGAGAGGAATGGCTTATCAGCTTTAAACTTGCCAAAACTGGCAATAAAAACAAGTTTGGCAGCCAAAGTAGCATTCATTACTACATTGGTGTATTAAGGATTGGGTTGATGATAATACTTCTACAGATTCACAACAGTAAAACACTAGTTGCAAAGGGAACTTGAAAGGTTTATAAGGTTTATCATACTGCTGTTGGAATAATCATTGATTATTTGACAGTCAATGTTAATAATCGTAGGTGGTGGAATGATTCTAATCATAGTGCATCATGGGGAGGATATTATCAAAATATTAGCTAATAGCTTTATCCtgaaaaacatgtatatttttaggGCATTATTAATGATGTAAGTGAAATCCAGAAGGTGGAAATCCCCTTTAAAGGTGGCATGGGATAGGCACACTTGATTTTTTATTATGAGTGAATATAACACCTCTGGATTTTATCAGACTCATAGAAATTAAGCCAAAGCCTTCTAACGTTTAATAGAAGTCGGggatttcattttggttttagttttcctCAAGAGAATACAGCTTCATAGTAACTTCTATGATATACTGAGTGTTAAGCTGCAGCTTGGTCTGTCAGCTCTCCAGTATAGAGTTGTCTTTATACATCCATTCTTTCCCACTTTCACAGGGTGATTCTGAAAAGCaaactacttaaaaaaagaaaaaaagatgacataTTTTTACTCCAAGGAATACTTTGCtacacattttgttattttaaaaaaaggagctGGGGAGAAGAAGGGAGACTGGGCATACTTTAAACAATCCAGCTCTGAAATACTGTTATTCTCAAAGTGTAttcctttgtttaaaagaaaaaaaatatcctatAAATCCTATAGAAATTACATGtagtgaatttattttgaaataaaattaagtctATCAAtaagccaaatatatatatatatatatatatatatatatatatatatatatatatatagttcctcaatatttaaaaatgtaaatgcccATCATGagtgttttttattaaaagagtAATATATATTCACCTAGAAAACATTTGTGCCAGATTAGAACATCAAATGCAGAAGCAGCGGTAAGTTCAATGTTGTTACGTGATtttactagattttaaaaattttgatgtttGTCTTCCTCTTTGTGTCATGTTTCTACAAGGAACACTTTTGTttcaataatgatttatttttcagaaggCATGTTATAGGTGtttacaaaataatgaattacGTAAATAATTAGTATATCCTAACAGTCTTCAAACATTACCTTGTTAATTGTGTTTTGTGTGTACTTTCAGAATCCCTAAGAGTGCAATGTGTTAGTCATCTTATAAATGGAACAGAGTCAAATTTCAGTGAAATTAATACTAATTGCACAAACATAATAGAGCAACCCAATTTCCTCTTATCTACGTGCATATCTTCAAagcttcctgcttccttttttttaaacaaatgagaaaaatctagAGAGGTTTGCCTTTCAGCGATGATTTGCCTCATGCATAGAGTCTGCAGGTGAAAAAAAGTACAGCCTTTCAGGTTTCTTGAAACATTAAGAACTAGGTTTACAAAATGGCTGTCTAAGACCCAACTCAATTTTTTGTTGACAATTAGTAGCTATAGgcagtacatatatatacatatatgtgtgtgtgtgtgtgtgtgtgtgtacatatctaTGCATTTgtagatgtatatatgtatataatttctaCTTATAGCTAGTAATTGTGATTTCATTCAGAGatgtatatagatacagatatgcacacagatacatacagactattttaaaacaaaatagagaatgaCTTGACATCTACAAACACAGGAGGAAAGGTTTCAGAAGTCAAACTAGCTAATGAATAACTAGGACACCAAGGCAGCTATGCCTGAAACTAAGcataaacaaaaagaagacaaCGTGGAACTTGCAGTTAGTTTTAGTCTCCCTTTTAGACAAatgtgtttcttgtttctctaACTAAAAAGACCTAAGAGTCAAAGGAAAGCTGCAAAGATTagcaagtaattgaaaaataagaagcaaGATGAAGTGGGGAGGTTATGAGATGATGAGATAATAAGCTTTTCACCAGGGGGAACCTGTTTTCCATCCTAATTGACGGCAGTAAAGCTCTTTTTTTCccatcatttaataaattataaaatctccCTGATATCATAGTCACATGTTGTATGTTTACCTCATTTGAACTTGCATTATAAGAGATTTAAGTATTTGAATATTTGACGATGTTGGGGCAAAGGAAAAATAGTCTAGTCTCCTCTTGTTGCTGAGGGTGAGTTTTGTGATGCTGCATCCTTGGTGGCACGCAGATAAGGGTTCTCCACGCAGTGGGCTGTAATCCATCTCTCTGGCTCATGGCAcaaggcacatagtaggtgctcaataagtagaAGACTGGATTCTCTCTATTACACGTGGTTCTCAGTGATACTTGATCACCAGGAAAACCAGAAATCCCACCACTTGGCTTGTTTATAACGAGAGACCTAAATTTCTCTAGCTGACAATGTTAGGGTTTTCTCACACTTCACTTCTCGTTTACCTCAAGGAGAGATTTTTCTCGTCTGAAATCACAAGATTATTCCTTCAGAGAGGAGCTTATTATTGAAGCTACTGCTAGAAATTTTCTTCAGTTATATAGGCAAACATCTACTAGACTACGAGCTTAACTCTCTGGGAAAATTAGATTTGATAAAGTTTGGTCATGggtgtttttccaaataaaaattattcatttctatattGAAATATACAAACAATTACTATGCCCATTGGCTTTTATaatccaattattattatttttttatgtgaacatgAGTTCTGAACTTAATTTTGTCCAGCGGGGAGAGAGGCTTATGAAACATTAGGTGTGGATAGGACCAATGTCCTCAACTTCAGGCACAACATAAATGCTTCATAAGTGAATGAGAGCCACAGTCAGTGTTCCCCAAACAGAAAAAGGTTGTAGAAGGCGACTGCTTATGTACTGCCACCAGTCTGTGACATACATATTAATGTTCTACTCATGTCGCGATGGGAAACGTGAGGGCTTCTTTATTTTAAGTATTCTGATATTTGCTTTCACAGATAAGTTATTCTAAATTCAATCATTTTCCCTTCCAGCAGTCCTGAAATATGCCAACTCGCTCTTCAGTGCCAAGCCCATTGTTCTCAGATTTCAGATTCTCCTGGGAAATGAGTAGATAAGGGGAAATCATATTGACGATGATTTTGTAAAACATTTCCCAACACCCAATAGCATGAGCTGCATTTTCTCCTggtcctcctgcctcctgcttctCAGAAGCAGTGTCTGCCCGCCGGGGTCTGAGCCAGACAGAGGCAAGGCCCAAGGGTAGGGTGGCCcgatttagcaaataaaagtacAGACCACtcaattacatttgaatttcagataaacaaggaATAATCGTTTTCatataagtatatcccatgcaatatttgggacatagttatatactaaaaatgatctgtttctctgaaattcaaatggaACCGCATGTCCAGTATATTACCTGCCACCCTACTCAGGGAAGACCTTCTCATCTTTAGGAAGCCAGAGACCTCTGAGTTTTTAGAGCTGACAAACTAAGGACACATCCCCTACCCACAGCATACAAGTCTTACCAGATTGCTCCTGTGTCTTTTAAGGCCAAGGCCAGATTCAGGCCCAGGAATGAGCGTATAGTTCAGGAAAAGCCTCAGAAGGAAGAGTTCACTGAGACTGAGAGAGTTggttttgggggggtggggaggggagtatTTTATGTCTCTAGTCTTAtattcttttgagtatattttaTACAATATGCCATCCTTTACCCAGGGGTATGATAAATAATTTCCCAGATACAATCAGAACTACTCACTGCCACTGTGTTTAATCCCACTGGTTACGTTTCCCAGTCTGGGTCCTCACTTCACACCTGGCCATTCCAGTTTCCACACCTCTCTATCACAACAGCTCTCTATCTAAACACATGTCGCCATGCTGATCTTTCTAAATGCAGACCTGCCGCCCACAAGATGAAGGCCAAGGTCCTTGCAGAGGGAGTCAGGCTTTTCCACGGCCAGACGTCTGTCTATGACCCAGTGCATTTCTCTGGACTCTCACTCAGCTTACACTCCAGCCCTTGGAGCACTTTGTACAACGTGGAGTTTCATTGACTTTCTACATTGTCCCCTTTATCTGATTGCCATTCTTGATTCCTGAGTGGAAAACCCTTATTTATTCACCCTTCATGGCCTAGCTCCATGCTACGCGTAGCACAGTTCTAGTAATTTTCTCCTGTGTATTTCCATTAAATTTGTCTATACCTCCCCCAGACTCCATCTCCTATACTAGAAATATTCATTACATCAGCGTCTCTGGACTGAGTTCTGTTAGGGAAAGCCCTGTGACTTACACACGTTTGCAGCTCCAAAGTCTAGAATTTGAAATAAGGGCTCGATTAgagtctgttgaatgaatggaagaagaaGAAGTGAGGACGGGAGAAGAGTCAGCTCCtctgtaactatgtgaggtgcaCGATCTCTCTCTGAGCCAAACCACAGCCGGAAGGGGCTAAAAGTGTCTGTCAACTTACATGTGATTCTCCCTAAGACCCATCGAGTAGAACGTTagtttctgtttagaaaataAGCTGGAATCATGAGGAATCTATACTGCATTATTTTACACTAGAAATGATGGGAGATTAGCCATATGTAGTATGAAAGCTTTCTCTGTCCTGGTCTACTAGTAGAAGCATTTCTTCGTTAATGAACTTCATACGTTTCATTAAGGTGGAAGTACAGATTTCCCTCCCCTTGGTAATTTAACTGCCACCTAGGTGAACCAGCTTTGAGAGTTGCAAGTGTAGAAGGCAGCTGCACATTGACTTTCTAGAAGTAAAGATGAGACAAGACATTTCCAATATGAGCAAGCCACTCTAGTCAATGGGTCCTAGATACAGAGCTATTCAGTCAGTGCAGAAAGAGGCTACTGAAAACCCAAGTCCTGTTCACCTTTTGGAAAGTAAAATCTCTCCCAATTGTACTACTAAGCAAATACACTTACGGCCTGTgtagaaggaagaagagaatcaCCTTGCCTGCATGGGAACAGAAGGAAAACAGTCTCCTTCCATTGATGACGTTTGGCTGTCTGGGCTGGTTGAAGAGCTAGAATAATTTGAAATGCAATTGCACTACAAATGTAACTAGATTAATgtcataaaatatacacaaatttttaaattaaagttcattggggtgacgatggttagtaaagttacataggtttcaagtgtacaattctgtaatatatcatgtctgtcgagaaccatatgatttcactgatatgtgggatataaaactgaaagcaacaaaggaacaagacaaacaaagaaacaaaaccggatagacacagacaatagattcgtggtcaccagagggtaaggggtgcggggcggggggggggggggtggtagatgagggtaaacaggatcaaatatatggtgagggaaggagaaaatatatatacttttgtatCTGATATTTTCCCTGGGACTTCTAGAAGAAGCAGCCCATGCTGTTCCAGGAAGTTACAATTCTCTTAGCACCTCCGAACATTTAATAGAGCTTAATCTGGTTTTGGTCATGCTTATGGTTGTCTGTACTTAATAAAAGTCGTTTTAATGTGGGATTTTAATTCATAACATCctgttgaggaaaaaaaaaaaggtttcaaaACTCAAGACTGGAATACTTCCTTAGAGTGAAATATTATTACTAACATGGGATTTGCAGTCCAGGTAAATATGGGTTATGGCAAAATACTGCTTTTGCCCAGAGAGGAATTTCCAGAGGAGACACCAGACCAGGTTTTTCATTATGTAGCCTCACCATTCCGATTTCAGAAACCACTGTCCCTTGTGTGCATctgctttatttaaatataattctatGAGAAAGGATCTACATAAGGAAACGGGACTACAGGTACTCACTCTATCCTCTACAGGCCAACAAAGTAAGTGCTGCACAGCCCAGATCTGTTTTGTCCATGTGGCTTCCTAACAGCTTTTAAGGGCTTTCCATAACTTGCCAGATAAAATCCAGGCTGCGTGGTATCACTCCAGTTGTGTCCCTCTGCCCCTATACCCCAACCTCGGAAGCTGCATCCCCCTGACCCAGCACAGTACATTCTCGCTATGTCATCTGCACTGAACCACTTAACTCTCCAAAACCCAAGTCACCGCATGCCTTTGCTCAGGCTGATGCATCTGTGTGGAgcacccttctcccctcctcgGCCTCATGTCAACATCCTCCTCATCCTTCAGGACCCAGTTTATCTATCACCTGTTCTGCAACACCCCCTATTTCAACAGCATCAACGGGCCAAATTAATCCTCGCTCACAGGGCTTCTGTATATCTCTATCCAAACATTTAACATGGATTTCACCCATGTACTAGTTCAACTTTCAGCCTCAAAACTATGTCAAACACAGTTTATTTAAGTTAACGGGAACCAGGTTGCCTTCTGAAATACCTTTTACTGGTAACCTCGAGGCAGGGATCTTGGCATTTTGAATTCTGGTTCCGTAGTAGTTAGTATCAGGATTAGATGTTCAACTAATGCTGACTGAATTCAATTCAGTTAATGCCAAAGCAACTCTCCTTCCCGAAGGACAGTAAGTGCCATTTCTACAGTAATGTTCTAAAGGCAGATCGGCTCCTTAAACATTTGTCGGGTCCTTATTAAAGGCCACCCTTTGTTTAGGTCATGGATACACAAAGCATGGCCCAGACTTCAAGAACTCGATATGGCAAAGGAGACGGGTACACTATTAGCCATAATTCACTGCAGCCTGGAATATGGGTCATTACCaaggtataatttaaaaagaaagatactgTAGAGGCCAAGTAAGACGCATTTGGAAATAGACAACAGCTTTAATAAATGAAAGTCATTGACTGACATGGAAGAGCTGAATGATGTTTTTACTACAAATACACAATTTTGTCGGGAAAACGGACaaaatttttcttgttatttaaatGTTATAGACTATCTTCtgtcatttatatgtagaatgtTTTTCTTAGATTGAGTTTGGTTCCACCAATTCTGTAGaagtgatatttaaatatattgtcgCACAGCTTTTTTTTGCTGTGGGAGTACCAATGTTGGCAGGTTGTTAGCATTTAATTTATCAAGTCATTCACCTCCCAGTGCATCTTTGTATGCAAGATCTTTGATTGACAGGTGAACTGATTGCCTAAGATTCAGTTCACAGGGTTAGGCCAAGTTCCCTAACGGGAAGCTGTGCAGAATAGGAGCTTGTTGGAGGGAGGCTGGGCCCAAAGCAGTGATGATCTTAGGCCATCAAAGAGAAGGTGCTCTCACTCAAGGAGAGAGGCCAAGGCCACAGACAAAACGACAAGGTCACAGGTCAGTTCTGAGGGGCAAGGTGAGCTATGAAGATAAATGTCAGGATCCATGAGGACAGTGGTTGCAGGCCATGTGCAAAGTGTTTCAAGATTAAGACCATTTTGCCAATGTACAATCAGTAGTTGGGGGAGAACTATTGCTAAGAGGAAATTGTCAACACTAAGAAATGATACTGGCTCACAGTCTATAtgaatatttcacttttaaagCATATTGTGTTTTAAAACGGGCTTGGTGGGGGGAAGAGAAAATCTATTAACTTTGACAATAAATATTCCTTCCATACAAATAatagaatttatttgaagaaaaacaaatctaaacCTCTTGTCTAAGGAAACTCTGAATTTTCTCAGATGTTTCAAATGGCCTTTGCACAATGCATCTGTTTTCTAACACCTTCTAATActtttagtaaatatttccaCAAAATTTAGCATACAATATAGGCAAAGTTTTCCTTCTTGTTAGGAATTGCCATTTgctttaaaaaggagaaatccCAGATGATATGCAAAGAATAAGAAATAGCCACACTATCCAGGTACACAGATGTCAGCGACTGGATTGCAGTTTTTAAGTGTTGAATCTCATGTTAACAAATTCCAAAGAAAAACAGCTGactttatgcatttattttaataaggctGTGAAAACAGTCCATTTATAGTATAAAAAACCCttgattttgaatattttaataaattaaatttgtctGCCTGTCAAATCTGTCAAATTGACAAAAACCCTTAAGGAACACTGCTGATGGTACATTTCTCTTCTTCCAGGAGGATTCCATTTGGAATTGAATATGGAATGCTTAGAGGACGAATCTATCCATCAGagtgatttttaagaaacaaatactaATAATATCCTAAGTCTGCAACCTTACAGAGCCAgggtgattttgtttcctttgcaaaCATTTATATTACCTACACTATTGTCCTGAATATTAGATTTGTCTGTAATGATGAAATAATCTAAGGAGGCAACTACGTCCACATCATCAGAAGAATCACAGCTGACATTTGCTCAGACATGTGTCATTTACATAGCCTATTGTCATCCTCACAAGCAATCTGTGTCAGTCAGATCTTAACTGTCACCAGTGTACAAACGGAGATGTTAAGGCATGGCATGAGCAAATGCCCTGCTCAATATTAAAACATCTGGCACTTAGTAGAATCAGATCTTTAATTCAGGTGTTTTGATCCAAAGCTattatctgtctctgtctcttatAAGATTTTCCTAGAAGAATCAACTGTCTCCTTCCacttttcacttaatgttttcagCTAACATGTGGGAACATTTATACCAAACATCTGGTATACTGCCATTGATAAACAAAGATGGACTcttaatttttgcaaataatgtaCCTAAGAGAAGTAGGTATTACTAGGGTATTCAAAAATACAAACGCACTCAAACTCTGGACCAACTGTGTGATACACATACTAATTAATCACCTAGATTTGGTGTTCTGTCTTCTGGAATGAAAGTCTCAAAAGCAAGTATATGCGTACAAGTCAGAACGGACTCCAGCTTTAATGTTAAGATTCTTTTGTCCTTCACCCTGAACTTCAGAAACAGATGCACATGTTTAATAATATTCAAGGAGTCTGTGTCTATCACCAGTGGTCCAAGGCAGTCCTCAGGGGACTTCTCATGTATTGATCAGTtaaactttctgttgtttatagtGATTGGGggaaatgccttttaaaaataagcagaacAAGAAAATAATCAATACATACTGTATGCTTCTAATTCCTTATAAAAAGTCTAAAATTCCGGATTAAAAATGCATAGATGATTtcagttaaattattttctggcAACAGCCTGCAATAGTTGTACAAAATGACTGTTTAGTGGCTGGCCATCCCTAATGGCAGGGAAAGACACGTGTCAGACTTGCCCAGATCTGGCTGCAGGACCTATTTACACCTATAA of Rhinolophus sinicus isolate RSC01 linkage group LG05, ASM3656204v1, whole genome shotgun sequence contains these proteins:
- the LRATD1 gene encoding protein LRATD1, translating into MGNQLDRITHLNYSELPTGDPSGIEKDELRVGVAYFFSDEEEDLDERGQPDKFGVKAPPGCTPCPESPSRHRHHLLHQLVLKETQFSAFRGQECIFSKVSGGPQGADLSVYAVTALPALCEPGDLLELLWLQSEPEPPAPAPHWAVYVGGGQIIHLHQGEIRQDSLYEAGAANVGRVVNSWYRYRPLVAELVVQNACGHLGLKSEEICWTNSESFAAWCRFGKREFKAGGEVPAGTQPPQQQYYLKVHLSDNKVHTARFHSLEDLIHEKRRIDASGRLRMLQELADLVEDKE